Genomic segment of Juglans microcarpa x Juglans regia isolate MS1-56 chromosome 7S, Jm3101_v1.0, whole genome shotgun sequence:
ATAGCCTTTGTAACCCCCTttggtcatttcgaatggaatgtgatgccattcggtctcaaaaatgtcCCTattgagttccaacatatcatgaacgacgtCTTCGATTCGttctctgcttttaccatcgtctatatagatgatgtccttgtcttttctaaatctattgatgaacactggaaacatttgaattcgtttctggatatcattagaatcaatggtcttgtcgtctctgcgaagaagatcaaactgtttcaaaccaagatcagattccttggttatgatatttttgaagggaaaatcaggcctatctaaagagccattgattttgccgacaaattacCTAATGTCAGtcttgacaaaaatcaattacagagattcttaggatctcttaattatgttgctgatttctataaggatatgaggaaacaatgtcgtcccttgttcaaacgacttcttTCTAATCCTCtcccttggacagaaatccatactaaaattgtgaggaaaatcaaaacacacgtcaagactcttccgtgccttggtatccccacttccgATTCTTTTTAAATTGTTGAAACAAATGCCTCAAACATttgttatggtggcattctgaaacaatctgtttcatcaggttcttctgaacaaattgttcgcttccattctggaacctggaatcctgcacaaaaaaaatatagtactattaaacaagaaattttatctatagtactatgtatttctaaatttcaatctgatttgttaaacaagaagtttttacttcgtattgattgcataagtgctaaatttgttctagaaaaagatgttgaaaacattgcatcaaaatatatttttgcacgatggcaaggtattttaagtgtttttgattttgatattgaatacatcaaagatactgataattctatccctgattttcttaccagagagttcttaCAGACACCCAACCACgagcgtaagcaagaagaaaggaaaagagaaacagagagtaaacccccacctccaatacccagtataaaactcatcaagaatgagtctggatcctccaCTGTGCCCAGTGTCtcctcaacagcactggatattgccaataggttcacacctcttggtaaaattgtgcaaccagcgaccttcgcgtctacggtttctacactTTTTGATCCATATAtgaaagcaattgcatcaaaaggtcctactttgatcactcctcagtttttcctcataaacggaaaatctgaatatttgaagaagccatttattactcatttgtttcatatagaacctaaccgttctaatttaacagatccattcaaaatagcctcttcctatttCCCCCCTAATTttcactggatacctgaagattcttccaaaaatctccagtactattccagtatcttgattctcaccaactctcttgtcataaaacccatttatgataagaatgattccaccaaattaatttaccacagtgcttatatcctcCGAATCATGATAGAAGACCaatggggaacaaacccatggactcccaaaagactctcagatTCTGAattgagttataattattttgattacataattACCTAGAGACGTTTCATattctttcaggtacctgatatgagccattcatggttcatcaattttgatacaagattcaaaggaactttcccctactggtttctccaatggtgggaccaatttggattaatttcatagaatcttcctgagcagctcgccagagcttttacattttatcaacaagttgctggtacaaaactgaaccggcattcacagatgtttccttatgagctccatttttgcaagaactacaaattaccgtggatctttaaatggacttatgagaaaaatgctgatataattgaccgagtttatttcacaaaatggtgagataagtttggatatactgaaaaagtgatcaACCAAATGATTAAAGATTTTCCTCAAGTCGCTCCTGATttgcaagacaagaaggaattctcagcaatcaaatctggttcatCAGTCCCCGAATACCCCCTGATAGTTcgggcccctaattcaccaactgcttcatcaagaggaaaagccgctagctcatcctcaaagaaatcttctaagtctgctaaagataatatcctcaacagacttggtaaaaaagatttaataaaattattggaGCAACAATTGTCTAAgtctacgagtgataattctgaaaacgatgagaattcagaagcatcctcagaggcttcatacagAAGACTGACCATAGTCCTATTTgagaaggcattccaaagctggaagatgattgactactacttgagttcaaagaagactgaCCATAGTCctatttgagatatttgtcatcttgtgcctaaagcagccgcccacagagacagTTGGAAGACACAGAGATGACCGAATagtattttgtcattttgtgcCTAAAGTAGCCGCTCACGAGGATAGCTGGAGAGACACAATAATGATACCTTGAGCCCCGTGCCTAAACAGTTctcactgttcactcacggattgatttactgttttactttaataattgtaaacaggaactccttatgctataaaaggagaaccttatTCTGAGTTAAGGCAGAACTCAAACCCgaactcactcgagagaaacCTGACCCTCTCTTATctgttcttgagtctccttatttaccctgatttctgtaagtgcaaatctgcactaccttgcacctgtaattacttttagcttgttaattttaataaaacttatatgtttattacaattaattttgcatactcatacatgcatatggccggtttaaccgcctgtttattttgtgcttgcataatttaattattgtgcaatttattcagtttcttccattcccttcattctcttctttttcagccAGCTTCGACTTTTCTTCTTTCCGCTGTTTTGGTATCTATTCGCAATAGAAAAGTTAGGAGAAAGCAATTGTCTTAAATCGAATTTAAGTTATAGCTTAGACGTAAGTAGAACTAAGAAATTCAAGAAATCTTTAACGGGTTAATACTAATGGTATAGGGCGAATCCATATTCAAGTTTGTGCATCGTACCGAGTACATCTTAATTCATATAAGAGTAATCTAAGAATTATTGACCCACCacttattcttattattattcgaaagatatttttgataagtcaAATTAAGGTcctgtttgaatagtaaaaatgtttcatctcatcattataatttttttaaatttctacataaaatataataaataattcaactttttcaaatctcaaaataataataacattaaaatataatattataataatattttatttaaatttaagtttttatttttttatatcaactcatagtctttttttatttttttctttttctaaagtGACTTCATTAGAGAAAAACATTAGTACAAGAGTAGATTATATTATAAACCATCTCATGAGAACATGCTTCTAATACTTAAGGGAGGGTCCTTCTCACTGTAAAAAGCTAATAAACATGGTGGTATTTCTACCAGAGGGATTTTTCTAAACTTATTGTTGGAATATGCCCATTGCGTATATGAACATATCGATTTTGTGATCGATGTATCTTGACTGCTCTCCATTCTTCCAAGTCTTTTAACAAAAATCTAGTATCCCTTACTCCTCTTTCTGATACCCAATGTTTGATTTTTGTGGATGATTAATTTTGTTGATGCATTCAGCGAATCTCCTTCTATGATCACTTTTCTGATATTTCTTGTGAATGCTTCTTGAGCTCCTACGTAGGCTGCCATTGCTTCACTCTGATTTCAATCTGTACTCCATACAAACCTTGTCACTATAAATTGAACTTCTCCATTATTTGATCTGCAAACTGCTGCTGATGTACTACCATGTTGTCTCACTGCAGCATCAAACGTGATATCAACTCGCTGTCTAAAcgaaacaataatattttggcTTGAAAGCCACCGCATTTTTGCGCATTCCTAGCTATAAAGGAAAGGAATAGCTCTACTTGTCTTCCTAGCTACAAATGGAAGCCAAGCCACCCTACAAAGTCATACTCTGCACTCTACCCGGTTCTTCCCCCTGTTCCACCCTCTCGCATTTAAACCCATAGGTTTTAAAAGTTTGATTTTCATTCCAATCGCGGGCATGGGCTACTATCTAGATTTCATCCACCTAACTAAGATAGTAATAGTGTTTTCGGGTTCCCCAACGACCCACTCAATTGCTAGCTCTTCCCCTTCCTATTAATAGATCACACTCTTGGTTGAGAAGAACGCATCAGCTTCTGATTCTTGGCATTCAAACACAGACAGCACAATGTCAGAGACAAAAGAACACTTCATCCTGTTCCCATTCATGGCAGAAGGCCATATAATCCCTTTCTTGGCTTTAGCCCTTCGACTCGTGGAGAAAAAGGGTTGCACCATAACCTTTATCAACACCCCTCTCAACATCAAGAAAATCAGTGCCAAGCTCCCTCCAAACCCTTATATGCGCCTTGTTGAAATCCCTTTCAACCCCACCGACCATGGCCTCCCTGCAGATGCAGAGAACACCAACTCTCTTCCTTACCATCTTATCCTCAGTCTTTTCGAAGCTTCTGATTCCTTTAAACCCATTATAAGAAAACTCATCCACAACATTTTCCACGAAGAAAATGGTTGTCCTCCACCACATTGTTTTATCTCCGACTTGTATTTTGGGTGGTGCGCCGATATTGCCCACGAGTTTGGCATGTTCCACACCATGTTTTCCGTGGTTGGAGCCTTTGGCATGGCTTGTTATTTCTCCATTTGTCTGAACTTTCCGCAGAGGAAAGCGGAATCTGAGGAATTCACATTACCTGATTTTCCTGAAGCAtctactattcacatatcacAGCTCTCACAAAGTCTTAAGGCGGCTGATGgtaacgatgctttttcacggTACATGACAAAACTGATTCCTCAGTGTCTGAATTCCGATGGAATGTTGGTTAATACGGTGGAGGGACTTGACACTATTGGACTGGACTACTTCAGGCGAAGGTTCAACAAGCCGATTTGGGCAGTGGGGCCACTTCTTCTACCTCCATCAGGCGAAAGGCGAGTTGCGAAAGACTCTCAAAACTCTCCAGAGTTTATCACAAGTTGGCTTGATTCGAAACCTCCCAAGTCTGTGTTATACATATCCTTTGGGTCGCAGAATACGATGTCTATTTCCCAGATGATGCAACTAGCTATGGGATTGGATGTTAGTGGCAAGAATTTCATTTGGGTTGTCCGACCACCTATGGAGTATGACATAAATTCAGAATTCAACTTCAAGGAATGGTTGCCAGAGGGATTTGCACAGAAgattagagatcaaaagagagGGCTGATTCTGGATAAATGGGCACCCCAGAAAGAAATCCTATCCCATGAAGCAACTTCCGCCTTCTTAAGTCAATGCGGATGGAATTCAGTGCTGGAATGCCTTATCCACGGCAAGCCTTTGATTGGGTGGCCAATGGCAACAGAACAGTTCTACACTGCTAAGCAAATGGTAGAGCAAGTTGGGGTTTGTGTGGAGGTGGCAAGGGGGAAGACCTGCGAGGTTAAGCATGAAGACATAGCTGCAAAGATTGAGTTGGTGATGAATGAGACCGAGAAAGCTGGGAAAACAATGAGAAGGAAAGCTCTTGAGGCCAGAGAAATTCTTTTTGATGCCCTGAAAGATGAGGATGGTTATAAAGGGTCGTCTGTCAAAGCCATGGATGACTTCTTGAGCGCTGCAGAGTTGATGAGTGACGAGACAGAGGGGACCAAACATTTGAAGAGCCTCAACGATGATTAGTTTCAgatatacaataaaatcaagGGGTTTAAGAACCTGGGAATGGATGATCGAGCGATTTAATTTCAAACTATATTTCTTTCGGCTTTATCGTTTAAGgcagtaaaataaaatgcaacatTGCAACTCTTCGAAGGTGCGCCTCAAAGAATTTAATTGGGTTTATATCTTAATTAACTCTAATTTGGTCAGTGAAGTGTCTCAAttatttaatcttatctcatcttattttattattataattttttaaattttcatataaaatataataaataatttaactttttcaatttttaaaataatgataatattaaaaattaatattttaataatattttatttaatttttaatttttaatttttatctcatctcaactcaatatgAAATGCTCAACTAAATCTTGGCCACTTGTACTCGCAATAGCCATACTCTGTTGCATTATCATTTCCCAAATATTatttaagcctttttttttttttaatgcatgcgAGAAGAAATTCCACGAAAATCACATACAAAAAACAATCAATATACACTCTCGGAGGCTATTTAATTATCTTCTCCTTTAATTTATTGCAGgaaaatgggtttttttttttttctgaaattttattttattttttttatcacactATCTATTGtttcatatttcaaataatttttttatttaaattattaatttataatgaactCCACAACATTTATACTTGTCCAAGTGAGTTTCGCGAACAACATTAGCATCCAGTAAATACAATGAGGCacattttatatgtttatctaTGTTTCACCGTCGAAAGACTGAGATCTCCATCCATAATCCGGAGTGGAAATTTAGAGCAACAATTTTGTTTCTACATTTTTAACCCATGATCAATGATGGGTGAATTTCGTGCTCAAAGCGAGCATTCtcaatgattatttataatacaaaacatgtaaattatttgaagaattattcataaaatgagTTTCATCTAATTATGTAAAAgaacatgtaaaatataaatagctACACTAACCCACTACATGTAGCGGGTATTGTTCATTcttcaaacaaattttaaattatttatgtttcatttattctttcatttccttttacttttacatttcaatacaaattctttttattgatcatcctttaaaacatttttattttatttttttctaaaaaatatcttggaaatattatttatccaattttttcattttttaatatttttaatttttatttggcttatatatttttatttcttgtgtaTAAGATtgaattatattacattgtatataataatatattgcaaatataaaaaatatatggatattacaaatttattggtagaaaggaaatatttaaaaagaataaaaaaaatatatttaaattatatgaataaaaaataaataaattgatatatgatattttgttaaaatcagtacgtgaaatagaaaaaatgaaatttggtaATAATATGAATGCTATAGTCACAGTATGCCAATGATGGGATGGCCACCGAAATCCAGGCAGTTTATCCAAATCTAGTTGCTGGAGGAGAAGGTTATAAAGATGGGAGTTTGGGTGGAGAGGGAAGATCAAGAGCTACGAGGTAAGAGATGGCCATGGCTGTAAAAACTGTGTTGGTGACGAAGGAAATGGGATGGAAAGCTAGAGTAGTTAGAGGAAAATTCATGCGAAGAAAATAGATCCGCGATCAAGTAGGTGTGAAGAGAACTAACTCATGAAAGCTAtagccaaaacaaaaacatgttaaaaaaaaaaatgctatgtacgtaacaaaattatataaaaataaatttataaattgatataattttataaaatccgtTAAttctactttttaataaaagtaattttataatttgatgtatcacatcagtttgtaaatttacttttgtataattcctttatgtctaaaatatttttctaaaaaaacaatattaaaaaaaaggaataacaAGGTTGAGATCTACTTGGTTAGCACAAATTGCTTTTCAAGGTCTTACagacacacatatatacatatgcatacATACTCTATTATTGAGATTCACATGCAGacacatatatacacatatcaataatgatatatataaatttaaaatgtacaaattttGGGTAGTTCTTCCTTAAAAAAATGGACTACCTGGtgtaaaaaatttactttttctgtTTATGGTGggcctattttgttttttattaaaaacttgtGCAAAGTCTTATATGTATTGGACTTGGTAGTATTACTCTGTATGTATATGCATGAGAAGTGCTCAATTATAAcaagatttcaaaaaaataaactcacaaattgacataattttatatgatatattagatctactttataataaaagtaactttataatctaacttATTAAGTCAAgacatattattttatggatttacttttataaaatttttgaacGATTAAAGAATTTCTCTAtataggcatatatatatatatatatattatttcttgatAGCCAAAACACATTCATTTCACACCAAACATTACAAATGTTTTCAAGACCAGATGACTTGTGCATTACATTCTGGAAAAGATCCCCACCACACACAAATATCATCTACATTCCAAACAAATTTTGCTAATTTATGGGCAGTCTCATTGCCCTCACGAATGGTATGTTGGATAGTGCAGCTGTGAAACATCTTCATTAGATCCTTAATCTCCATTACGAGGTTTCCTAGGAGAGACATAGAGCACCCTGCAACTTTTATAGCATTAACCATCAACAAAGAATCAATTTCTAGAATAAAATCTTAGATTCCTTGATGATGACAAAGTTGCAGGCCTCTAAATATTGCCAAAAGTTCAATGTCAATAGCATCATTcacttcattttccttcttacTGGCTGTCATAATAACCTCACATTTGCAGTCTCTTAGAATTGCTCCCATACCTGCTCTTAGCTGATCCTTGAAGTTGCACCATCtatattaaatttcaaaatacagTCAACCGGCTGAATACATCTACACTGCACTCTTGAGTCTCTACTTCTTCAACAAAGTCACCTCTTTATGAAGTTTTAAGAAAGACAAAGCATGATCCCCCACCTAGTTTGCAGTAAGATTTTTATCAAGTGGGTGTGAGGAGAACTAACTCATGAAAGCTATAACTAAAACAacatgttaaaaaagaaaaaaaaaaaagaagaagagaattggTACATATATAAAGAGGTTACAcagaaataaacttataaaatgatgtgattttatgaaatccgttaaatctattttataataaaagtaattttacaatctgacgtatcacatcaaaccatatcaatttatgactTTATTTGGATAACACAAATTGCTTTTCAAGGTCTCACAATCATagacacacatatatacacatgcaTACATACTCTATTATTAAGTAGATAAGTAGAcatacacatatgtatatatacatatatatgaataatgatatatacaaatttaaaatgaacAAACTTTGAGTagttctctttaaaaaatgggCTCTATCACAAAAgtgtaaaaaatttatttatttttatttttatggcgAGACCTacctttttagtaaaaaattgtGCAAAGTTTTATATGTATTGGACTTTGTAGAATTACTCCCCGTGCGcgtctatatatacatatgcatttatatatatatatatatatatatatgagaattgttataattataaataattttagaaaaataaatttataaattgacataattttatatgatatattagatctattttataataaaaataattttataatttaacaaatcaaaacgtatcattttataaatttatttttataaaatttttcaaaagaatttctCCATATAGATATAAAGATTCGAAGGAAAGAGTAGTACGGGCCAATTTGATTCTTGGTCGCCGTAGTAAataagaaaggagagaaaatagaATTTGTTTCGTGGCAAAAGGTCCTCACACAGACgcagtctatatatattaatgaaaaatgctTAAGCCATggaataattagagtttttacgatttgaattttatttatttatttttaaaatatttttttaattggtaattttataaaaaaaatataaattaaaaaaaaattgcattgtACATTTTCGACGGAAACTCTCGGGACCACCTGGCCCTAACAGTTTCCTGTATTAATATAGACTGCGTTTGTGTCAGGACcttatatcattattctatctatatatatatatatatatatatttggtttttgtCAGATAAAAAAATTCCGGTCTGTTTCCGGGAAAGCACTACAGTCCGACAGACAGTTGGGGCCCTCGGTGTCAATCGTCAACTTATATGTTGTCATGGACTCATTGCCATTACTCGAAAGGCCGGCCGTCTTGGAGTTGGAGTCGTGGAAAGGACCACCAATTCCAAAAGCCGAAAAGTAGGTGACATACTTTTGCAGcacccttttcttctttttgactCTGGCTGAGTGGACCATGGAACCGTTGCAAATACTAATCAATCTGGTGCCGAAGATACAGGCTGTTCAACTACTCTGCCTCCACCAGTAATCAAAACGAGCTTTCGAACTCTCTTCTTCACAGCTACAATCTCGGTTCATAAGCATAAATATACTCAAAGCCCCCCTGCATATATGGTCCTTTGAAAGAGCAGTATAATATGGCACAGAGAAAAGAGAACATTGTTCTTTTCCCTTTCATGATGCAAGGCCATATCATCCCTTTCCTGGCTTTAGCCCTCCACATAGAACAAAGAACGGACTACTCCATTACCTTTGTCAACACCCCTCTTAACATCAAGAAGCTCAGGTACTCTCTCCCTCCTGAATCCTCCATTAACCTTGTTGAGATCCCCTTCTCCAGCTCCGACCATGGTCTCCCACCCAATACCGAGAACACCGACGCCCTTCCCTACCACCTCGTCATCCGCCTCCTAGAAGCTTCTGTCTCTCTCGAACCAGCTTTCAAGAAACTCATCCAGAATCTCATCGAAGAGCAACAAGGCCGTCCCCCGCTTTGCATTATCGTCGATATTTTCTTTGGATGGGCTGCAAACGTTGCCAGAGAGCTAAACGTGTTCCAGGCAATCTTCAGCGGCGCAAGTGGGTGCGGCTTGGCCTACTACTATTCCCTTTGGATGAACCTTCCTCACAGGAAGGTCGATTCCGATGAGTTTTCGTTGCCTGATTTTCCAGAAGCTTCAAGAGTTCATATTACACAGTTGCCAACAAATATACTTGAAGCTGATGGTGGAGATGCTTGGTCAGTCTTTCAGAAGAAGAATCTTTCTGGGTGGATGAAATCTGATGGGATATTGTTCAACACTGTGGAGCAATTTGACCATATTGGATTGTCGTACTTTAGGGACAAACTGGGCCGGCCTGCCTGGTCGATTGGACCGGTCCTGTTATCTGCGGAAAACCGATCACCTTTTGGGAAGGAAGGTGGCATTAGTCCGGAGCTTTGTATCGAATGGCTGAGTACAAAACCTCTGAATTCTGTTTTGTACGTGTCTTTTGGGTCGATGAATACGATCTCTGCAAAACAGATGATGCAGTTGGCTACGGGGTTGGAGGCTAGTGGCAAGAATTTCATCTGGGTTGTTAGGCCACCGGTTGGGTTTGACATAAACTCGGATTTCAATGCCAAAGAATGGTTACCAGAAGGATTCGAAGAGAGGACCAAGAATTCAGGAAGGGGATTACTGGTGCAGAAATGGGCACCCCAGGAGGAAATTTTGAGCCACAAGTCTGTTTGTGCATTTTTGACCCATTGTGGGTGGAATTCAGTGCTCGAAGCTCTTAGTCACGGCGTGCCAATGATTGGATGGCCGATGGCAGCGGAGCAGTTTTTCAACGTCAAGTTGCTGCAGGAACAAGTTGGAGTTTGTGTGGAGTTAGCTAGGGGGAAGAGCTGTGAGGTTAGACATGAAGATATAGTTTCAAAAGTTCAGTTGGTGATGAACGAGACACAGGAAGGGAATGAAATGAGAAGGAAAGCTTCTCAAGTGATGAAGACCATAAggaatgccatgaaagatgaggAAGGTTTCAGGGGGTCTTCCATCAAAGCAATGGACAACTTTTTCAGTGCTGCAGAGTCCAAGAGGCAGCAGACTCAGATAGAAAATAATGTTGCCGCTTGCTTCAAGCAGCACTAGTGCTATATATCGCCATATTTAGCTAATTGCAGTTTGACTACGTTTGAGGTTCAAATATGTACCCCAATGTGTGCAGAGTTTCAATTCTGATTAGATATCTGAAGCATTTCACCAGCATAAatgattataattaaaattaggaAGTCTTATTtccaaatttacattttttgcaTACTGCTTGATTGGCAATTGAGAAATTTGAAGCAGAAACTTTCTATTTTGAATATAATCTGTGTATCATCTTATTACTAAAACAGTATTCAGAATGTAAATTCCAGCAATGCTGTGATACTAGACATCAGGGAGAATTAGGAGGACCTAGCTACTTCGACATCTACTGCTAGAGGCAAACCAGATTAAAGGCAACAGGGATCTTTTCATAACTGGTGCTTAAGCTGATACGCAGTAATGaacatgtgaaaatgatgcTACATGACAATGACATTTTTGCAGCATGGGATAGAAAAACAGAGCATCCTCCAAAGACAGGGCATGCCTCTTGGCTACAAGTTCCGAAGACAGAGACTCAAGGGGCAAAGACCACCTGTTGGGTGCTGCGAGAGCTGAAAAATCTCTCTTCACTTGAGCTTGGTGAGATGCAAATAACTTATTCACAACCAGCTATAACAAGACAATACAAGTTTTGTAGTACATAACATTTTCCATGaaagtgataatttttttttttttataagaaatgcCACTGGGGGCCAACAAAagaattattgaattttagtGCGTCGATGAAATCCAGAACAGATTTACAAAtcaagaaagaagatgaaataaaaatccATGAGGACTCCCACTACATATTTGAAAAGGGTAGGTGagagtttctttcttttgaaaatcaGGAAATGGAACATTTGAGTTATTGTTTGTTTTgacagatgagataaattgagattaaagttaaaatttaaataaaaaattattaaaatatatttttttaatattatttttgttttgagattcgaaaaaattaaattgtttactttattttgtgtgtgaatttgagaaatttataataatgatatgagataagttgaaatgaattgtgaaaacaaaccgaGCCTTAATCAGAGTAGTAGTTAGGGTTTTTATATTCttattgatataattaatcACCAAAACCTATTCAAACAGACAAAAACCTTCGGTTTCATAGTCACCAAGAAAATCAAAGTGGTTTTTTTCCTCAACTAGTTTGAAAAAGTCTATCTACAAGTCTGCTTACTGACATACTAAAAGTAAATACATTATTGATGTGAAAATTTAtcacatcaattaacataaaaaagtgtttatattttttgaaatttttatgaatattttggaTCCAACAACAAGTggcatatttatataatatatattgattggTAACTAACCGAACTCGTTGATTTTCTATCATTCTCTTCGTCAAACTAGTATACTCATGAACTTCAACTATCATCATGTTCTCATattcaacataaaaaaaatctaattcaaTGCAATTAATGCTTTGT
This window contains:
- the LOC121241122 gene encoding UDP-glycosyltransferase 92A1-like, encoding MSETKEHFILFPFMAEGHIIPFLALALRLVEKKGCTITFINTPLNIKKISAKLPPNPYMRLVEIPFNPTDHGLPADAENTNSLPYHLILSLFEASDSFKPIIRKLIHNIFHEENGCPPPHCFISDLYFGWCADIAHEFGMFHTMFSVVGAFGMACYFSICLNFPQRKAESEEFTLPDFPEASTIHISQLSQSLKAADGNDAFSRYMTKLIPQCLNSDGMLVNTVEGLDTIGLDYFRRRFNKPIWAVGPLLLPPSGERRVAKDSQNSPEFITSWLDSKPPKSVLYISFGSQNTMSISQMMQLAMGLDVSGKNFIWVVRPPMEYDINSEFNFKEWLPEGFAQKIRDQKRGLILDKWAPQKEILSHEATSAFLSQCGWNSVLECLIHGKPLIGWPMATEQFYTAKQMVEQVGVCVEVARGKTCEVKHEDIAAKIELVMNETEKAGKTMRRKALEAREILFDALKDEDGYKGSSVKAMDDFLSAAELMSDETEGTKHLKSLNDD
- the LOC121241495 gene encoding UDP-glycosyltransferase 92A1-like is translated as MAQRKENIVLFPFMMQGHIIPFLALALHIEQRTDYSITFVNTPLNIKKLRYSLPPESSINLVEIPFSSSDHGLPPNTENTDALPYHLVIRLLEASVSLEPAFKKLIQNLIEEQQGRPPLCIIVDIFFGWAANVARELNVFQAIFSGASGCGLAYYYSLWMNLPHRKVDSDEFSLPDFPEASRVHITQLPTNILEADGGDAWSVFQKKNLSGWMKSDGILFNTVEQFDHIGLSYFRDKLGRPAWSIGPVLLSAENRSPFGKEGGISPELCIEWLSTKPLNSVLYVSFGSMNTISAKQMMQLATGLEASGKNFIWVVRPPVGFDINSDFNAKEWLPEGFEERTKNSGRGLLVQKWAPQEEILSHKSVCAFLTHCGWNSVLEALSHGVPMIGWPMAAEQFFNVKLLQEQVGVCVELARGKSCEVRHEDIVSKVQLVMNETQEGNEMRRKASQVMKTIRNAMKDEEGFRGSSIKAMDNFFSAAESKRQQTQIENNVAACFKQH